The Anaerolineae bacterium genome segment CCCTTCTTCAACTGCTCCCAATCGTCCCCTTCCACCACCGGCGCATCCACCCCGATGGAGGGGATGACGATGCGGGTCGGCGACTGCGGTCCGGGGGTGGGGATGGGCACCGGCACCAGCGGCTGTACCAGGTCGGCCAGGCGCTGGGGGACGGAGCTGATACTGCTGGGGGGAGCATGCGCGCCGGGGAGCACCTTCACCTGGATGAGCGGCGTGGGAGTGGGCGTAGGCGCCGGCTCACGGGCCTGCGCTACCTCCTGGTTCAGGGTGCGCAGGTTGAGCAGTGAGGCGCCGAGCACGATCAGCAGTCCGATCAGCGCCAGGACCTCGACGATGAGCAGGAAGGTATCCCGCACCCAGCGCAGGTTCACGCGCCGGCGGGCCGGCGTCGGCTCTGCAGGAGCCGGCCGGTGCTCCCGGCGCGCGGGGACAGACGGCTCATCCTCTGCCTC includes the following:
- a CDS encoding class D sortase, producing the protein MPDKRSVDELTIEELEQILLMRKRQARLERLRRLGSSRAPAAHLLSEAEDEPSVPARREHRPAPAEPTPARRRVNLRWVRDTFLLIVEVLALIGLLIVLGASLLNLRTLNQEVAQAREPAPTPTPTPLIQVKVLPGAHAPPSSISSVPQRLADLVQPLVPVPIPTPGPQSPTRIVIPSIGVDAPVVEGDDWEQLKKGAGHHIGSANPGERGNCIISAHNDIFGEIFRDLEKVELEDEVLVYAGDVAFRYIVKAKRIVDPDDVTVMAPTSTPVLTLITCYPYMIDTHRLVVIAELAR